Genomic window (Bacillus vallismortis):
CAACCGTTTCTCTTTTTGCTGTATGAAGTTTCCCCGCCCCTGTACATAACAATTATCCATAAATCGGAAATAGATGTTCAACGATTGCTTGTTCTCCAAATTCATCATGAGTCAGAAATTGAATTAACGCGTCTGCAGTTTCTTCAGGAGACTGTAATTTCCCTGTTTTCTTTAACTGAATGAATTCATCAACATAAGGAAAATCTTCTTTGCGGACCGAGCGGATTTCGGTTTGCAGCTGTGTATCAATCACTCCGGGATAAACCGCTGCGATTTTCACTGGATTCTGCTGATTCTCCTGTTCCAATTTGATACTTTTCGTAAATGAATCCAAACCAGCTTTTGACGTGCTGTAGCAGCTTTGTGAGGGCAATACATATTTGGCTGAGGCTGACGAGATATTCATGATTCGCTTATCCGTATCGATGAGCTTTGTGTGCTTCACAAATTGGGAGGTCATGACCATCGGAGCCATTAAATTCACTTGCATATGTTGGACCATGTCTTCCGCTTTATTGTGTTCAATCGGCCCCACAGGCGATAGCACGCCGGCATTATTGATCAAATAAATGCCTTCCGGATGCGGATCATGATTGATGTCTGCAAATAAGTCCTGAAAAAGCGCTTCAATCTTGTGGGTCTCTCTGAGGTCGAAGGAGTAATATCGCAATTGGGGATCTTGGTTAATCAGGCTTTGATTCGCCCGTCTTGACATACAGTACAGCCGATGGTTAGAATGGATGAGCTTTTTGCCTAATGCTTCGCCAATTCCTTTTGACGCGCCCGTAATAATGATATGCTTCATTTTTCCCCTCCTGATTTCCTAAACATCATTTCAACATAGCAATCCAGCGTGTTAAGCCTTTATTTCCTCAAATTCAAAATATAAATTTTATTATTGTGAAAATAGTTAAAAAGGTTGATTTTCAAAAAGTGAAAGGATAAAATACTGCTATCAACCTAGAAAATAGACATTCTTGTATATGATCAGTAATATGGTCTGATTGTTTCTACCTAGTAACCGTAAAAAACTAGACTACAAGAAAGTTTGAATAAATTTGAACGAGTTGAAAAGGACATGTTCTTTTCTGTTTGCTCTTATTTTTCACACTTTCTGCATTTCCAGAATTTGTGAAGAATAAGAGCTTTTTTTGTTTCCAAAATAAACCTCATAGGAGTTGCTATCATGTACTTTTTATTAAACCTTGTCGGTCTCATTGTGATTATGGCAGTTGTATTCCTATGTTCTCCGCAGAAAAAGAAAATCAAGTGGCGCCCGATCATTACGTTAATTGTTCTGGAATTGCTGATTACTTGGTTTATGCTGGGAACAAAAATCGGGAGCTGGACCATCGGTAAAATTGGTGATTTCTTCACTTGGCTGATTGCTTGCGCCAGTGATGGTATCGCGTTTGCCTTCCCGTCAGTGATGGCGAATGAAACAGTAGACTTTTTCTTTAGCGCGCTTCTTCCAATTATCTTTATCGTCACATTCTTTGATATTTTAACCTATTTCGGCATTTTGCCTTGGATGATTGATAAAATCGGCTGGTTGATTTCAAAGGCTTCCCGCTTGCCGAAATTAGAGAGCTTTTTCTCTATTCAAATGATGTTTTTGGGAAATACTGAAGCACTTGCGGTCATCCGCCAGCAGCTGACGGTATTAAACAACAACCGCCTGCTCACGTTCGGCTTGATGAGCATGAGCAGCATCAGCGGCTCCATTATTGGATCTTATCTGTCAATGGTGCCGGCGACATACGTGTTTACAGCGATTCCTTTGAACTGCTTAAACGCGCTGATTATCGCAAACCTGCTGAATCCTGTTCACGTGCCGGAGGATGAAGATATCATCTATACGCCACCTAAAGAAGAGAAGAAAGACTTTTTCTCTACAATTTCTAACAGTATGCTTGTCGGCATGAACATGGTTATCGTTATTTTAGCAATGGTGATCGGATATGTCGCGTTAACGTCAGCGGTCAATGGCATTCTTGGCGTTTTCGTCCACGGCCTGACCATCCAGACAATCTTCGCTTATCTCTTCAGTCCGTTCGCATTCCTGCTTGGGCTGCCGGTACACGATGCGATGTATGTCGCTCAGCTGATGGGAATGAAATTGGCAACGAACGAGTTTGTTGCGATGCTTGACTTGAAAGAAAATCTCACATCACTTCCGCCTCACACCGTTGCGGTGGCGACGACATTCCTGACGTCATTTGCCAACTTCAGTACTGTCGGCATGATTTACGGCACGTACAACTCGATCCTTGACGGCGAAAAGTCAACGGTCATCGGAAAAAACGTGTGGAAATTGCTCGTCAGCGGAATTGCGGTATCTTTACTAAGTGCTGCGATTGTCGGCCTGTTTGTGTGGTAAAAATCTTGAGCCATATCCCTTTCCCGGATATGGCTTTTTTGATTATTGATAAATAGACGAAGGCACCTGCACATCACGGATTCCGGCCGCATAAGGCCCTAATTCATACTGGCCGAAGACGATGGCGATTCCGTTTTTCGTAAAGTAAAACACTGTGTCTTTGTTAAGGGTAATATCTTCTTTCTTTACATCTGGGAAAAACAGCGTGTCATGTTTTTTGATATAGCTGTATAGATAATCTTTCGTTTTGCTGACTTTTGTTTTGGTATTCAGAATCTGATTCAGTGTCACCCGCTTTTTGGTTTTCAAGTCATAGTTGAAGGACTGAACAGACGTTAAACCATGGGCGCCGCCTGAATATATATAATTGAGTGTTTGAATGCTAAGCTTGCCCGCCGCATTATATTTGACGCTGAACGATGTTTGATATTCCGCTTTGAAACCTTGCTGTTCACCGGCTTTTTTGTTTTTTAAGTATTCTTGATACGATTGTTCAATGTAGGCTTTCAGCTCTTGATTGATTTTCTTTTCAAACGCGGCATTTCCGATGTGATGCACCTGAGGATACTTTAATTCCTTAATCTTTTTGTACGTATGGCTGCTGACAGCCGGTGTTTTCGCTTGAAACGCTTTTAATGATGGAGCCGCAGCATAGGCAAATACAGAAAAAAGCAAAACTGCAACCCCCGCGGCTTTCAGCATGTTATTCCATTTCATACACTCTCCTCCTTTGGTGTCGTTGTTTATCATTCCCTAGTACTGATAAAATCAAAAGAAGTTTCCAAATAAAAAAAGAGACAAGATGCCTCTTTTTTTACTGTTTACGCTCCAAAATCGCTTCATGAACCGCTTGTGCCAAATCTATATTTCCAAACATCTCTAACACCGCAATGACGGTCTGGTCCGGAATGTGCTCGGATTCGTGTTTCGGCACGGCCAGTTCGTCCATGGTTTTTCTCAAACTTTCATTGAGCTTTTGCTGCGGATACGCCTTGGCGTACAGCTCCAGCGGGTCAAGGTCATGGTTCACGCACCATTGGGCAAAAACCAAAATCATCATATTTTCATCGCGTTCGTAAGCTTCGGCGAGCTGTTTTTCGTTCATCTGTCATGCTCCTTATGAAAAGTATCTTCTTTTAAGATACAGGAGCGGATCACATTCGTCTATCCCAATGGCGGTGAGCGGCGACCGCCTCGATAAACGTCTTGCTGAAGGCGTTGTAATCAGCTTCATCTTTAGCAGTCACAAGGCCCGGCCCCTCTGTTGTCCCGACAGCTGATTGAAGAAGATCAATTCCTTCATTTGCCGCACCGATCGCCTTATAGTGATTGTAGGCTTCTCTGATAAACGCCATCGCGTGTTTGTCGTCTTTTAACTCTGATCCTCCCGCGGCATAGACGGCATCATACAGAACAGAGTCAGTCGTCAGGAACGTGCCGCCTGCCTCAAGCTGCCGGCCGTTGCCGCTCGTGATGTACCCCAGCGTTTGGCTGATGATATCCGCTGTGATTCCTTCTTGCTTTAAGGCATCCAGCACGGTTTGCAGCTCTTTTTCATGAAATCCGTTTCCAGCGAGAACAGCCACTTTTCTTGATGACGCTGTTTTCACTGTGCGGGCTTGGCTTAACGCAGGCGAGGTCAGGATTTCTTTAGACGCATTACGTTTCGCCGGCGGCGCCACACCTACTCCTTTGGCGATTTCTTCCGCTAAGCCTTCATCCACATTGCTGAAGACATCAACGACCTGCCGCTGCACATCCTTGCTCTTGACCTTCCCGACCTCGAAGCAGAAGGCGGAGATGATGTGCTGTTTCTCGACAGGAGACATGCTGTTCCAGAACAGCTTCGCCTGTGCGTAATAATCGTTGAAGCTGTCGCTCCGCTGGCGGATTTTTTTGCCCTCGACTTTTTCCTGATAGTGGACATAGCCGCCTTCTTCGGCTGTCGCAGGCGACGGGTCATTGTTTTGCAGAGAGTTTTTATGATAAGCGACCGGCCCCTTATTGATCGTCATCCGGTGATAGCCGTCGTACTGGTTGTTATGGAACGGACATACCGGGCGGTTAATCGGAATCTCATGGAAGTTCGGGCCGCCAAGACGGATCAGCTGTGTGTCCGTATAAGAGAAAAGCCGGCCCTGCAGAAGCGGGTCATTTGTAAAATCGATGCCCGGCACGACATTTCCCGGGTGGAATGCGACTTGTTCTGTTTCCGCAAACACATTGTCCTGGTTGCGGTTCAGCGTCATTTTCCCAATGATTTTCACCGGCACGAGCTCTTCCGGCCACAGCTTGGTTGGGTCAAGAATATCAAAATCAAATTTGAACTCATCTTCTTCATCAATCATTTGCACGCCGAGCTCATATTCAACCATGCCGCCGTTTTCAATCGTTTCCCACAAGTCGCGGCGGTGGAAGTCG
Coding sequences:
- a CDS encoding (S)-benzoin forming benzil reductase: MKHIIITGASKGIGEALGKKLIHSNHRLYCMSRRANQSLINQDPQLRYYSFDLRETHKIEALFQDLFADINHDPHPEGIYLINNAGVLSPVGPIEHNKAEDMVQHMQVNLMAPMVMTSQFVKHTKLIDTDKRIMNISSASAKYVLPSQSCYSTSKAGLDSFTKSIKLEQENQQNPVKIAAVYPGVIDTQLQTEIRSVRKEDFPYVDEFIQLKKTGKLQSPEETADALIQFLTHDEFGEQAIVEHLFPIYG
- a CDS encoding NupC/NupG family nucleoside CNT transporter, with translation MYFLLNLVGLIVIMAVVFLCSPQKKKIKWRPIITLIVLELLITWFMLGTKIGSWTIGKIGDFFTWLIACASDGIAFAFPSVMANETVDFFFSALLPIIFIVTFFDILTYFGILPWMIDKIGWLISKASRLPKLESFFSIQMMFLGNTEALAVIRQQLTVLNNNRLLTFGLMSMSSISGSIIGSYLSMVPATYVFTAIPLNCLNALIIANLLNPVHVPEDEDIIYTPPKEEKKDFFSTISNSMLVGMNMVIVILAMVIGYVALTSAVNGILGVFVHGLTIQTIFAYLFSPFAFLLGLPVHDAMYVAQLMGMKLATNEFVAMLDLKENLTSLPPHTVAVATTFLTSFANFSTVGMIYGTYNSILDGEKSTVIGKNVWKLLVSGIAVSLLSAAIVGLFVW
- a CDS encoding DUF3298 and DUF4163 domain-containing protein, giving the protein MKWNNMLKAAGVAVLLFSVFAYAAAPSLKAFQAKTPAVSSHTYKKIKELKYPQVHHIGNAAFEKKINQELKAYIEQSYQEYLKNKKAGEQQGFKAEYQTSFSVKYNAAGKLSIQTLNYIYSGGAHGLTSVQSFNYDLKTKKRVTLNQILNTKTKVSKTKDYLYSYIKKHDTLFFPDVKKEDITLNKDTVFYFTKNGIAIVFGQYELGPYAAGIRDVQVPSSIYQ
- a CDS encoding catalase, translating into MSDDQSKRVNEHLKDEQLEQYRADNSGKKMTTNQGVRVSEDEHSLKAGVRGPTLMEDFHFREKMTHFDHERIPERVVHARGYGVHGFFQVYEPMAEYTRAKFLQDPSVKTPVFVRFSTVAGSKGSADTVRDARGFATKFYTEEGNYDLVGNNIPVFFIQDAIKFPDLVHAFKPEPHNEMPQAATAHDTFWDFVANNPESAHMVMWTMSDRGIPRSYRMMEGFGVHTFRFVNEQGKARFVKFHWKPVLGVHSLVWDEAQKIAGKDADFHRRDLWETIENGGMVEYELGVQMIDEEDEFKFDFDILDPTKLWPEELVPVKIIGKMTLNRNQDNVFAETEQVAFHPGNVVPGIDFTNDPLLQGRLFSYTDTQLIRLGGPNFHEIPINRPVCPFHNNQYDGYHRMTINKGPVAYHKNSLQNNDPSPATAEEGGYVHYQEKVEGKKIRQRSDSFNDYYAQAKLFWNSMSPVEKQHIISAFCFEVGKVKSKDVQRQVVDVFSNVDEGLAEEIAKGVGVAPPAKRNASKEILTSPALSQARTVKTASSRKVAVLAGNGFHEKELQTVLDALKQEGITADIISQTLGYITSGNGRQLEAGGTFLTTDSVLYDAVYAAGGSELKDDKHAMAFIREAYNHYKAIGAANEGIDLLQSAVGTTEGPGLVTAKDEADYNAFSKTFIEAVAAHRHWDRRM